In Hallerella porci, one genomic interval encodes:
- the prfA gene encoding peptide chain release factor 1 yields the protein MLDAAQKVIEKYEELESELSTPEVVADQKLYTKLQKQYKGLEKSCQKAREYIQLSSDLAEWKAALGGSDPEFAEAAKEEIPPLEKRIAELENELQILMVPKEPWDFRNATLEIRAGTGGDESALFAGDLFRMYRGYCDRMGWKMTIQDASEGTVGGYKEIRVFIEGDSVYGTLKFESGVHRVQRVPDTETQGRVHTSAATVAILPEAEEVDVEIREADIHMDTYRSSGAGGQYINKTDSAVRLTHIPTGVVVSCQTERSQLQNRLHAMEMLRSKILDAVIAKKEQAEAASRKAMVGTGDRSAKIRTYNYPQNRVTDHRVNLTLYKLDSVMTGDIQEIVDALQMAHAQEVLGKFA from the coding sequence ATGTTAGACGCCGCACAAAAAGTCATTGAAAAATACGAAGAATTGGAATCGGAACTTTCGACGCCAGAAGTCGTCGCCGACCAAAAACTTTACACGAAATTGCAAAAGCAATATAAAGGCTTGGAAAAAAGCTGCCAAAAGGCACGCGAATATATCCAACTTTCGAGCGATCTCGCCGAATGGAAAGCCGCTCTCGGAGGAAGCGATCCCGAATTTGCCGAAGCCGCCAAAGAAGAAATTCCGCCTCTTGAAAAGCGCATTGCAGAACTCGAAAACGAGCTGCAGATTTTGATGGTTCCGAAAGAACCATGGGACTTTCGCAACGCAACTCTCGAAATTCGCGCAGGAACCGGTGGCGATGAATCCGCCCTTTTTGCGGGCGATCTTTTCCGGATGTATCGCGGTTACTGCGATCGTATGGGCTGGAAGATGACGATTCAAGATGCGTCCGAAGGAACTGTCGGCGGCTACAAAGAAATTCGCGTTTTCATCGAAGGCGATAGCGTTTACGGCACTCTCAAATTTGAAAGTGGCGTGCACCGTGTGCAGCGCGTTCCCGATACCGAAACGCAAGGCCGCGTGCATACTTCTGCGGCAACCGTTGCGATTCTCCCCGAAGCCGAAGAAGTCGATGTGGAAATTCGCGAAGCCGATATTCACATGGACACTTACCGTTCTTCGGGCGCAGGCGGTCAGTACATTAACAAGACCGATTCCGCAGTTCGCCTCACCCATATTCCGACGGGAGTTGTCGTAAGCTGCCAAACCGAGCGTTCGCAGTTGCAGAACCGTTTGCACGCTATGGAAATGCTCCGTTCGAAAATTCTCGATGCGGTCATTGCGAAAAAAGAACAAGCCGAAGCCGCTAGCCGTAAAGCGATGGTGGGAACCGGCGACCGTTCTGCAAAAATTCGCACCTACAATTATCCGCAAAACCGCGTCACCGATCACCGCGTCAATTTGACTTTATACAAACTCGATAGCGTTATGACCGGCGACATTCAAGAAATTGTCGATGCGCTTCAAATGGCGCACGCCCAAGAAGTTCTCGGAAAATTTGCATGA
- the prmC gene encoding peptide chain release factor N(5)-glutamine methyltransferase → MNTVLEILNKTTAFFQHKGIPDPRLDAQYILAHGLKMDRMELYLNFDRPLSERELEALRPLVARRAKREPLQHIVGSTSFCGSEIHCDRRALIPRPETESLIEILEERLKGKESCEIADIGTGSGAIAVALAANKKISNAKITATDISKDALDLAKENAALNKVEIEFFEGDLLNALPDGKKFDAIVSNPPYIPDGEKEKLQPEVRDYDPALALFGGEDGLTLVRKILTQSKDRLNPGAILLMEIGPEANEDKILEQESVNYPWLKWKGALKDFYGAYRFVEWEML, encoded by the coding sequence ATGAACACCGTCCTCGAAATTTTAAATAAGACGACTGCGTTTTTTCAGCACAAAGGCATTCCCGACCCGCGTTTAGATGCGCAATATATTTTGGCGCACGGATTAAAAATGGATCGGATGGAATTGTACTTAAACTTTGACCGTCCGCTTTCGGAACGAGAATTAGAAGCATTGCGCCCGCTCGTCGCCCGCCGCGCAAAGCGCGAACCGCTGCAGCACATCGTCGGAAGCACGAGTTTCTGCGGCTCAGAAATTCACTGCGACCGCCGCGCACTTATTCCGCGTCCCGAAACAGAGTCGCTAATCGAAATTCTCGAAGAACGATTAAAAGGAAAAGAATCCTGCGAAATCGCTGATATCGGAACCGGTTCTGGCGCAATCGCAGTTGCTCTCGCTGCAAACAAGAAAATTTCGAATGCAAAAATTACCGCAACGGATATTTCAAAAGATGCGTTGGATTTGGCAAAAGAAAATGCCGCATTAAACAAAGTCGAAATCGAATTCTTTGAAGGCGATTTGTTAAACGCATTGCCCGACGGGAAAAAATTCGACGCGATTGTAAGCAATCCGCCTTACATTCCAGACGGCGAAAAAGAAAAGCTCCAGCCCGAAGTTCGCGATTACGATCCCGCGCTTGCGTTATTCGGCGGCGAAGACGGTTTAACTCTTGTCCGCAAAATTTTAACGCAGAGTAAAGATCGTTTAAATCCGGGCGCCATTCTTTTGATGGAAATCGGTCCGGAAGCAAACGAAGACAAAATTCTCGAGCAAGAATCCGTCAATTATCCTTGGCTCAAGTGGAAAGGCGCCCTCAAAGATTTCTATGGCGCATACCGCTTCGTCGAATGGGAAATGCTTTAA
- a CDS encoding tetratricopeptide repeat protein has translation MRAIFLSLFALLTLSLFEGCTCCAYLNHIFNADRNYEDATKLEEARADSVPGDSDLIATGEAAKKYDKVIEKGSRVLERFPDNDRQTARAVFLIGESFRHKGEWGKAVAKYDEFERYFSDHDSMPKVEYERAYCLYKNGEYDVSRFALQSILDAGDEHPYYHEGLNLLSLLEEKGDFTEQAIAALERMLADTSGTPYMRGRAHMRLASLYFKMENYPKAREHYQAKEIAELPLRDQYSAALHAAECLAQTEAYAEAAEEYKAMIANKEYESHLPDMLVRRGELLLKANNWTEGEKLLHHVTDEYEKTEYSSRGFFDLGDFYQVEKRAYEPALAYYDSSFLAKPFCSWGQNARERRDALQRLLALRAKDSLADTTDAAKKAFFDTEFQIAELFLFKLSELDSSLVRLDRIINESPDTAIVMRATYARAFIYDEFKQDSDTAEELYKEIIAKYPHTDYAKQAQVNLGVKVTVKTPEDMAHELYLTAESLWVAAQEVPLEEMDAVDTAYAYALAAYDTVYQTYPETQAGIQALYMKGIIWEMSPDTKDSAVAAFQILRNEYRNTPWGRDAEQRMHNRVAISDDALARLRKRVEQNEAYVEKLSKQYYDGLAESEAAKNKGPEIKAEENEELENSYNSMYDFE, from the coding sequence ATGCGCGCGATTTTTCTTAGCCTTTTTGCTTTGCTTACGCTCTCGCTTTTCGAGGGTTGTACTTGTTGCGCATATCTCAATCATATTTTTAACGCCGACAGAAATTATGAAGATGCGACGAAACTCGAAGAAGCACGTGCCGATTCGGTTCCGGGCGATTCCGATTTAATCGCGACTGGTGAAGCGGCAAAGAAATACGACAAAGTCATCGAGAAAGGTTCTCGCGTTCTCGAAAGATTCCCCGATAACGATCGTCAAACGGCGCGGGCAGTTTTCCTCATCGGCGAAAGTTTTCGGCATAAAGGCGAATGGGGAAAGGCCGTCGCCAAATACGATGAATTTGAACGCTATTTTTCGGATCACGATTCCATGCCGAAAGTGGAATATGAACGCGCTTATTGCCTTTATAAAAATGGCGAATACGATGTGAGCCGTTTTGCGTTGCAGTCGATTTTAGACGCGGGCGATGAACATCCTTATTATCACGAAGGCTTGAATCTTCTTTCGTTATTAGAAGAAAAAGGCGATTTTACAGAACAAGCGATTGCAGCACTCGAACGCATGCTCGCCGATACTTCGGGAACTCCTTATATGCGCGGGCGCGCCCACATGCGACTTGCTTCGCTGTATTTTAAAATGGAAAATTATCCGAAGGCGCGAGAACATTACCAAGCGAAAGAAATCGCAGAACTTCCTCTTCGCGATCAGTATTCCGCAGCTTTGCACGCCGCAGAATGTTTAGCGCAAACCGAGGCTTACGCCGAAGCAGCCGAAGAATATAAAGCGATGATTGCGAACAAAGAATACGAATCGCATTTGCCCGATATGCTTGTGCGTCGCGGAGAATTGCTTTTAAAAGCGAACAACTGGACCGAAGGCGAAAAACTGTTGCATCATGTGACGGATGAATACGAAAAAACGGAATATTCTTCCCGCGGATTTTTTGACCTCGGCGATTTTTATCAAGTAGAAAAGCGCGCTTACGAGCCCGCTCTCGCTTATTACGATTCGAGCTTTTTAGCAAAACCTTTCTGCAGTTGGGGACAAAATGCCCGCGAACGCCGAGATGCGTTGCAAAGGCTTCTCGCTCTCCGCGCGAAAGATTCTCTCGCCGATACGACGGATGCGGCGAAGAAAGCTTTCTTTGATACAGAATTTCAAATTGCGGAACTTTTCCTTTTTAAGCTTTCGGAATTAGACAGTTCTCTCGTCCGCTTGGATCGCATTATCAACGAATCGCCGGATACCGCAATCGTGATGCGGGCAACTTATGCGCGGGCTTTTATTTACGACGAATTTAAGCAAGATAGCGATACCGCCGAAGAACTTTACAAAGAAATCATCGCAAAATATCCGCACACCGATTATGCAAAACAAGCGCAAGTGAATTTAGGCGTCAAAGTCACCGTTAAAACTCCCGAAGATATGGCGCACGAACTTTACCTCACTGCAGAAAGTTTGTGGGTTGCTGCTCAAGAAGTCCCGCTCGAAGAAATGGACGCCGTCGATACCGCTTACGCTTATGCGCTCGCCGCATACGATACCGTTTATCAAACTTATCCCGAAACGCAAGCGGGAATTCAAGCGTTATACATGAAAGGCATCATTTGGGAAATGTCGCCCGACACAAAAGACAGCGCTGTCGCTGCATTCCAAATTCTGCGTAACGAATACAGAAATACGCCTTGGGGCCGCGATGCGGAACAGCGCATGCATAATCGCGTGGCCATTTCCGATGACGCCTTGGCGCGTTTACGCAAACGCGTGGAACAAAATGAAGCGTATGTGGAGAAACTTTCGAAGCAATATTACGATGGCTTAGCCGAATCCGAAGCCGCAAAAAATAAAGGCCCCGAAATTAAAGCCGAAGAAAACGAAGAATTGGAAAATTCGTATAACAGCATGTACGATTTCGAATAA
- a CDS encoding tetratricopeptide repeat protein, with protein sequence MAVSKVKARRAAVFFLTLLGGAFIALAAYSVYLKIGPRSVVVSSIPFGLPAGTSILRGDVPDTLAGLDRMPISTEQELRRAEELQKSGKFNEAAEVYEAIALQYPEVFLAQWGVVNSLLSVNADSLLPIWRSQLESMERSLKNRYPESAVAFYIDARLAENANSLGTALELAHIATQKAPAFAEARLLYADYLFQARRYAESLEEAHVAISLFEGNSAAAYFRLAQVFHDEGNLDSCSLVVDYALSKFPVNVDFLCLQGMLQEYAGHFENAEETYRRALAIRPGHKMTTEAFLSLGQKMAPGKGGSLSPQERAQVAYDILEPLVRQYPENLPLREALGRAYMRGRNFDLAKTQFLEIQNLDASYPDIALRIQEASAMPPVHETQKSLLATDLSRVIDSMRTLPVSEHSFETSLGHYLVRYGASQKEFFKKYSAANFKKINRNTWQENFFEAPYFHKYTVLFDSLGKFYGVHIVVTDSNVLANSAKAKTPEIYTTLLQQNSRLSGVGTETGETDCDGTVMTGATWETRDNFELLARIAGKPAEVRMIRLDKTKIPEGSRLCDYLKYLSMY encoded by the coding sequence ATGGCAGTTTCAAAAGTTAAAGCGCGGCGAGCGGCAGTATTTTTTTTGACGCTTCTCGGTGGCGCTTTTATCGCATTAGCCGCTTACTCCGTTTATTTGAAAATTGGTCCGCGAAGCGTTGTCGTTTCGAGTATTCCGTTTGGACTTCCTGCGGGCACGTCGATTTTACGCGGGGATGTTCCCGATACATTGGCGGGTTTAGATCGGATGCCGATTTCGACGGAACAAGAATTGCGCCGCGCCGAAGAATTGCAGAAAAGCGGAAAATTTAATGAAGCTGCCGAAGTTTACGAAGCGATTGCTCTTCAATATCCCGAAGTTTTTTTGGCGCAGTGGGGAGTTGTCAATTCTCTTCTTTCGGTGAACGCGGATTCGTTACTTCCCATTTGGCGTTCGCAGTTAGAATCGATGGAACGCTCGCTCAAAAATCGTTATCCCGAATCTGCGGTCGCATTTTACATCGATGCGCGCCTTGCTGAAAACGCAAACAGTTTGGGCACCGCACTAGAACTCGCTCATATTGCAACGCAGAAAGCGCCAGCCTTTGCCGAAGCGCGCTTGCTCTATGCAGATTATCTTTTTCAAGCGCGCCGTTATGCTGAAAGTCTTGAAGAAGCGCATGTGGCGATTAGTTTATTCGAAGGAAATTCGGCGGCCGCTTATTTTCGTTTGGCGCAAGTCTTTCACGACGAAGGAAACTTGGACAGTTGTTCTTTAGTCGTCGATTATGCGCTTTCCAAATTTCCGGTGAACGTTGATTTTCTTTGCTTGCAAGGAATGCTTCAAGAATATGCGGGGCACTTTGAAAATGCCGAAGAGACTTATCGTCGGGCTTTAGCGATTCGTCCGGGTCACAAGATGACGACGGAAGCGTTCCTTTCTCTTGGACAAAAAATGGCACCGGGAAAAGGCGGTTCTCTTTCGCCACAAGAACGCGCTCAAGTGGCTTACGATATTTTGGAACCGCTCGTGCGTCAATATCCCGAAAATTTACCGCTCCGCGAAGCGCTCGGTCGGGCGTATATGAGAGGGCGTAATTTCGATTTAGCAAAAACGCAATTTCTCGAAATTCAAAATCTTGACGCCTCTTATCCGGATATTGCACTTCGAATTCAAGAAGCGTCCGCGATGCCGCCGGTGCACGAAACGCAGAAAAGTTTGCTTGCAACCGATCTTTCGCGGGTCATTGACAGTATGCGGACTTTGCCTGTTTCGGAACATTCTTTTGAAACGAGTCTCGGACATTACCTCGTCCGGTACGGTGCCTCGCAAAAAGAATTTTTCAAAAAATATTCCGCAGCGAATTTCAAAAAAATCAATCGCAATACATGGCAAGAAAATTTCTTTGAAGCGCCGTATTTTCACAAATACACTGTTCTCTTTGACAGTCTCGGAAAATTTTATGGCGTGCACATCGTCGTGACGGATTCAAATGTTTTAGCCAACAGCGCAAAAGCAAAAACTCCCGAAATTTACACGACGTTATTGCAGCAAAATTCTCGGCTTTCGGGAGTCGGAACCGAAACGGGTGAAACCGATTGCGATGGTACTGTGATGACTGGCGCCACTTGGGAAACGCGGGATAATTTTGAATTGCTCGCCCGCATCGCAGGAAAGCCCGCCGAAGTGCGCATGATTCGTTTGGATAAGACGAAAATTCCCGAAGGAAGTCGTCTTTGTGATTATTTGAAATATCTTTCGATGTATTGA
- a CDS encoding sigma-70 family RNA polymerase sigma factor, protein MSDINESLYFRDLNRFPTLKPEEEAALISIIKNGESEEIRERALQHLIRGNLRFVVSVARKYQGRGLSLLDLINEGNLGLFKAAKRFDSTKDVKFISYAVWWIRQSIQKALFEQVGAVRIPPNKLTMVNRFKRALVLNGGDYERTMAMPEFAGSEQDIVEVMEKIVDISLDAPINDDSASGDSVSSLMDVLGTDGNQEDEMEKKERKALLDETLKSLPHREEEILRMFYGLDAVEDTTLKDIGEDLKLSRERVRQIKNKTLRKLQKNKEKRERLSDFLEI, encoded by the coding sequence ATGAGTGATATCAACGAATCGTTATATTTTCGAGATTTAAACCGGTTTCCGACACTCAAACCGGAAGAAGAAGCTGCGCTCATTTCCATCATCAAAAACGGCGAATCCGAAGAAATCCGTGAACGTGCTTTGCAGCATCTCATCCGCGGGAATCTTCGCTTTGTGGTAAGTGTTGCGCGCAAGTATCAAGGTCGCGGACTTTCTTTGCTCGATTTAATCAACGAAGGAAATCTCGGACTTTTCAAAGCTGCCAAAAGATTTGACAGCACAAAAGATGTCAAATTCATCAGTTACGCCGTTTGGTGGATTCGCCAGTCGATTCAAAAAGCTTTGTTCGAACAGGTTGGTGCAGTCCGCATTCCGCCTAACAAATTGACGATGGTGAATCGCTTTAAGCGGGCTCTCGTTTTGAATGGCGGCGATTACGAACGCACGATGGCAATGCCGGAATTTGCAGGCTCGGAACAGGACATTGTCGAAGTAATGGAAAAAATCGTCGATATTTCTCTTGATGCGCCGATTAACGATGACAGCGCTTCGGGCGATTCCGTGAGTTCTTTGATGGATGTGCTCGGCACGGACGGCAATCAAGAAGACGAAATGGAAAAGAAGGAACGCAAAGCGCTCCTCGACGAAACTCTCAAATCGCTTCCGCACCGCGAAGAAGAAATTCTTCGCATGTTCTACGGTTTGGACGCAGTGGAAGATACGACGCTGAAAGATATCGGCGAAGATTTGAAACTCAGCCGTGAACGCGTGCGTCAAATCAAAAATAAAACTCTTCGCAAATTGCAGAAGAACAAAGAAAAGCGCGAACGTTTGAGCGATTTCTTGGAAATCTAA
- a CDS encoding DUF971 domain-containing protein: protein MLQPLKIFRTKKGELGFDFDDGSRAIFRLRDLRLACPCALCVDENTGEKLLDPKTVPEDIRLESIQSIGRYAVGILWSDGHRTGIYPYELLKRLTKQP, encoded by the coding sequence ATGCTGCAACCGTTGAAAATTTTCCGCACAAAAAAAGGTGAACTCGGATTTGATTTTGACGACGGAAGCCGCGCCATTTTTCGCTTACGGGATTTGCGTTTAGCGTGTCCGTGTGCGCTTTGCGTCGATGAAAATACGGGCGAAAAACTTTTAGACCCGAAAACTGTTCCCGAAGACATTCGCTTGGAAAGTATTCAGTCCATCGGGCGTTACGCCGTGGGAATTCTTTGGAGTGACGGGCATCGGACGGGAATTTACCCGTACGAACTCTTGAAGCGTTTGACGAAACAGCCGTAA
- a CDS encoding Mrp/NBP35 family ATP-binding protein, whose amino-acid sequence MLTEEQILQALSVVRDPDLKKNIVELGFVHNVKISADGDVTLDLQLTTPACPIRDRFKTQCEQILRDIGAKTAEVTLTANGRVVNANAAPASDNALLKDVKRIVGVASGKGGVGKSTVTANLAMALSLAGAKVGVLDADIYGPSMNIMFGVDTAPEIFDDRTIAPVVTKGGVSLISMAMFAESDKATIWRGPMASQMIQNFVHRVRWGELDYLLIDFPPGTGDIQLTLTQQCPLTCAVVVTTPQEVALADCRKGLAMFDSVGVPSVGIIENMSYFICDGCGKRHNIFRTGGGERISKALGVPLLGKVPLEPSVADCGDLGAPAVLRYPNSESGRAFIEIAEKTIHAIAQLEHSNSHVLHNFNLRWDEIPVEA is encoded by the coding sequence GTGTTAACAGAAGAACAAATTTTGCAAGCTTTGTCCGTCGTACGCGATCCGGATTTGAAGAAAAATATCGTTGAACTCGGATTCGTTCACAATGTGAAAATTTCTGCAGACGGCGATGTGACTTTGGATTTGCAACTCACAACTCCCGCGTGTCCGATTCGCGATCGTTTTAAAACACAGTGCGAACAAATTTTGCGCGACATTGGAGCGAAAACGGCAGAAGTCACTTTGACAGCGAACGGTCGCGTTGTGAATGCAAACGCTGCGCCAGCAAGCGATAACGCTCTTCTCAAAGATGTGAAACGCATCGTCGGCGTCGCCAGCGGAAAGGGTGGCGTGGGCAAATCGACGGTGACTGCAAACTTGGCGATGGCTCTCAGTTTAGCGGGCGCAAAAGTCGGCGTTTTGGACGCAGACATTTACGGTCCTTCGATGAATATTATGTTCGGGGTGGATACCGCTCCCGAAATTTTTGACGATCGCACGATTGCGCCGGTGGTCACAAAGGGCGGCGTTTCGCTGATTTCGATGGCGATGTTTGCGGAATCCGATAAAGCGACAATTTGGCGCGGCCCGATGGCGAGTCAGATGATTCAAAATTTTGTGCATCGAGTGCGTTGGGGCGAACTCGATTATTTGCTCATCGACTTTCCTCCTGGAACGGGAGATATTCAATTGACGCTAACACAACAATGCCCGTTAACTTGTGCTGTTGTCGTCACGACGCCGCAAGAAGTCGCCCTCGCTGACTGTCGAAAAGGTCTTGCGATGTTTGATAGCGTCGGCGTTCCTTCGGTCGGTATCATTGAAAACATGAGTTACTTTATCTGCGATGGCTGCGGAAAGCGTCACAACATTTTCCGCACCGGAGGCGGCGAACGTATTTCTAAGGCGCTTGGCGTCCCTCTCCTCGGAAAAGTTCCGCTAGAACCATCCGTTGCTGATTGCGGTGATTTGGGAGCCCCTGCCGTTCTGCGTTATCCGAATAGCGAAAGCGGTCGCGCATTCATCGAAATCGCCGAGAAGACAATTCATGCAATCGCTCAGTTGGAACATTCCAATTCTCATGTTTTGCACAACTTCAATTTGCGCTGGGACGAAATCCCTGTGGAGGCATAA
- a CDS encoding tetratricopeptide repeat protein, giving the protein MKFQMKIFLSIFAFAIAAWSNENCKTLYTGAAAYQAGDFSSAVEAWQNCVDNEFQNADLFYNLGNAYFREKRLGFAILNYEKALRLDPTNEDFQYNLKLAKSMTKDKVEESTTEENPLLNFFFQAHHFFSLKEQLFAILGIVWLIFILCIVRVLAANPKMKTALAVSIFPVAIILGIFALSAGYKVYRENTFALGVVTAETADITSGPSDKDQTLNMLSEGTEVEVLGVKDGWVHVRLGEKVNGFAKISELGIVK; this is encoded by the coding sequence ATGAAATTTCAGATGAAAATTTTTCTTTCAATTTTTGCTTTTGCGATTGCAGCGTGGTCAAATGAAAATTGCAAAACCCTTTACACAGGGGCTGCGGCGTATCAAGCGGGAGATTTTTCTTCGGCAGTTGAAGCGTGGCAAAATTGCGTCGATAATGAATTTCAAAATGCCGATTTATTTTACAATTTGGGAAACGCTTATTTCCGCGAAAAGCGTTTGGGCTTTGCCATTTTGAATTATGAAAAAGCGTTGCGTTTAGATCCGACGAATGAAGATTTTCAATACAATTTAAAACTCGCAAAAAGCATGACGAAAGATAAAGTCGAAGAATCGACGACGGAAGAAAATCCGCTTCTAAATTTCTTTTTTCAAGCGCATCATTTCTTCTCGTTAAAGGAACAACTTTTTGCGATTCTCGGAATTGTTTGGCTCATTTTTATTCTGTGTATTGTCCGCGTCCTTGCGGCAAATCCTAAAATGAAAACCGCACTCGCTGTGAGCATTTTCCCGGTGGCAATTATCCTCGGCATTTTTGCGCTGAGTGCAGGCTATAAAGTTTACCGCGAAAATACATTTGCCTTGGGAGTTGTCACCGCAGAAACCGCCGACATTACGAGCGGCCCAAGCGATAAAGATCAAACCCTCAATATGCTTTCCGAAGGGACAGAAGTCGAAGTGCTCGGCGTGAAAGATGGATGGGTGCACGTACGCCTCGGCGAAAAGGTAAACGGCTTCGCAAAAATCAGCGAACTAGGAATTGTGAAGTAA
- a CDS encoding BatD family protein, translated as MRNLLLLILAFAVFAQARMSLDFSTDRIEAGMQFDLRLIVPIRELAEPRDVPRFMPQNGFVLRGLDSTDTRVEDFFGRGYNVRRYDFKLTAPKQTGRKIAGILTWKIQDQEYEISRPAVEVQKSYNDAAVSVSLSPNKRTVYEGEQLSVTLSIHTYEHFQGNLVATNMDLGNDFIAHRSDLSELKLMPIPDAPRETKGSAKFAWISPVKTGKVSIPPFKFKYMKVGAPKIVEKNQSHGGFSMSFKSVQQEPEEAEAQTAPLNITVLPLPQQGKPQNFSGMVGNYKFSASFDKDSLSLGDALTLSVQISGDGKPGTITDPELPNFSDFRSVPPESDIKKKVSGGKVLTTKNIRIFLYPKKKGEFEIPAITYNWFNPTKKIYETKTEGPWKIKVEKGTGTAPTYDSESPAAYVPAAKEEIESLGRDIRYVHQVNAVSAKEIPLYRSIGFWILLLLPIPLYLLFCAFVRTHRKHSSNAALVRKATAKKNLKKFTAIAKTALEKGDGKAFYAALENGLVGYLSDLSNLEFRGMTKEAVKQNLTNLGVKEEQIQKVLQWQEACAFARFAPVSATSEECKKALSEFEMLCDALEVLK; from the coding sequence ATGAGAAACTTATTGCTTTTAATTCTTGCGTTTGCGGTTTTTGCGCAGGCTCGGATGAGTCTCGATTTTAGTACAGATCGCATTGAAGCGGGCATGCAATTTGATTTGCGTTTAATCGTTCCGATTCGGGAACTTGCTGAACCACGCGATGTGCCGCGCTTTATGCCGCAGAACGGTTTCGTCCTCCGCGGATTGGATTCGACCGATACCCGCGTCGAAGACTTTTTTGGCCGCGGTTATAATGTGCGCCGTTATGATTTTAAATTGACCGCTCCGAAGCAAACGGGACGAAAAATTGCGGGCATTTTAACGTGGAAAATTCAAGATCAAGAATATGAAATTTCGCGTCCCGCCGTCGAAGTGCAAAAATCGTATAATGACGCTGCGGTTTCCGTCTCGCTTTCGCCAAATAAACGCACGGTTTACGAAGGCGAACAACTTTCGGTCACGCTTTCTATTCACACGTATGAACATTTCCAAGGCAATTTGGTCGCAACCAATATGGATTTGGGAAATGATTTTATCGCACACCGTTCGGATCTTTCGGAGTTAAAACTCATGCCGATTCCCGACGCTCCGCGCGAAACAAAAGGCAGCGCAAAATTTGCGTGGATTTCTCCGGTGAAAACAGGAAAAGTTTCCATTCCGCCGTTTAAGTTTAAGTACATGAAAGTCGGCGCGCCGAAAATTGTGGAAAAGAATCAAAGTCACGGCGGATTTTCGATGAGCTTTAAAAGTGTGCAGCAAGAGCCTGAAGAAGCCGAAGCGCAAACTGCTCCGCTGAATATTACGGTGTTACCGCTTCCGCAACAAGGCAAACCGCAGAATTTTTCGGGTATGGTCGGAAATTATAAATTCAGCGCTTCCTTTGACAAAGATTCGCTTTCTCTCGGCGATGCATTAACTCTTTCAGTGCAAATTTCTGGCGACGGAAAACCGGGAACGATTACCGATCCCGAGCTTCCGAATTTCTCGGATTTCCGCTCGGTTCCACCCGAATCCGATATCAAAAAGAAAGTGAGCGGCGGAAAAGTTTTGACGACGAAAAATATTCGCATTTTCCTTTATCCGAAGAAAAAAGGCGAATTTGAAATTCCTGCGATTACCTATAATTGGTTTAATCCGACGAAGAAAATTTACGAAACAAAAACCGAAGGCCCGTGGAAAATCAAAGTGGAAAAAGGAACGGGAACGGCTCCGACTTACGATTCGGAATCGCCCGCTGCGTATGTGCCCGCAGCCAAAGAAGAAATTGAATCTCTCGGGCGCGACATTCGTTATGTGCATCAAGTGAATGCGGTGAGCGCAAAAGAAATTCCGCTGTATCGTTCCATTGGTTTTTGGATTTTACTTTTGCTTCCGATTCCGCTTTATCTTTTGTTCTGCGCATTTGTGCGCACGCATCGGAAACATTCGAGCAATGCAGCGCTTGTCCGCAAAGCGACTGCGAAAAAGAATTTGAAAAAGTTCACGGCTATTGCCAAAACCGCTCTTGAAAAAGGCGACGGCAAAGCGTTCTATGCGGCTCTTGAAAATGGACTTGTCGGCTATCTTTCGGATCTTTCGAATTTGGAATTCCGCGGCATGACCAAAGAAGCTGTCAAACAAAATTTGACAAATCTCGGGGTGAAAGAAGAGCAAATTCAAAAAGTTTTGCAGTGGCAAGAAGCGTGTGCGTTCGCCCGATTTGCGCCGGTTTCTGCGACATCCGAAGAATGCAAAAAAGCGCTTTCGGAATTTGAAATGCTCTGCGATGCGTTGGAGGTTTTAAAATGA